A genomic stretch from Desulfolutivibrio sulfodismutans DSM 3696 includes:
- a CDS encoding efflux RND transporter periplasmic adaptor subunit, producing MQVMNAFTRPLSRWCGLSVLTLSLFTLAGCGQEKQGPPQARVPEVSYITISPQKLLLAKELSGRTSAFRVAEIRPRVNGLIQKRLFTEGGDVTEGQMLYQIDPAPFEADLANAEAALAEAQAKLPSVQAKAQRYGKLLTSESLSQQDYDDAASAHDQLKATITALQAKVATARINLGYTKVTAPISGRIGKSSVTDGALVAAYQTVALATIQQLDPIYVDVTQSSAELLRLKERREKGLINPDQKNQNAANLIMENGKPYALEGIFQFRDVTVDPSTGSVILRLIFPNPQAEILPGMFVRAIIKEGVNDEAILVSQQGVSRDTKGNPYALVVNAENKAEMRQLTLDRAIGNQWLVVAGLAPGDRVIVEGLQMLRPGTEVKATPVDQGQTAQADARTPKSGEGEK from the coding sequence ATGCAAGTCATGAATGCGTTTACACGTCCGCTGTCACGTTGGTGCGGACTGTCGGTTTTGACCTTGTCCCTGTTCACGCTCGCGGGATGCGGCCAGGAAAAGCAGGGGCCTCCCCAAGCCCGAGTTCCCGAGGTTTCCTACATCACCATCAGTCCCCAGAAACTCCTCTTGGCCAAGGAATTGTCGGGACGCACCTCCGCGTTCCGGGTCGCCGAGATACGCCCCCGCGTCAACGGGTTGATCCAGAAGCGTCTTTTTACGGAGGGGGGCGACGTCACGGAAGGGCAGATGCTGTACCAGATCGATCCGGCCCCGTTCGAGGCCGATCTGGCCAATGCAGAGGCCGCCTTGGCCGAGGCCCAGGCCAAGCTGCCGAGCGTCCAGGCCAAGGCCCAGCGCTACGGCAAGCTTCTCACCAGCGAATCCTTAAGCCAGCAAGACTATGACGACGCCGCCTCGGCCCACGATCAGCTCAAGGCCACCATCACGGCCCTGCAGGCCAAGGTCGCGACCGCCAGGATCAATCTGGGATACACCAAGGTCACCGCGCCCATCTCCGGCCGCATCGGCAAGTCCAGCGTGACCGACGGCGCCCTGGTCGCGGCGTATCAGACCGTGGCCCTGGCCACCATCCAGCAACTCGATCCCATCTATGTGGACGTGACCCAGTCCTCGGCCGAGCTTCTCAGGCTGAAGGAACGCCGGGAGAAGGGGTTGATCAACCCGGACCAGAAGAACCAGAACGCGGCCAATCTCATCATGGAGAACGGCAAGCCCTATGCCCTGGAGGGGATCTTTCAGTTCCGCGACGTCACCGTGGATCCCTCCACCGGCTCGGTCATCCTGCGCCTGATCTTCCCCAACCCGCAGGCGGAGATCCTGCCCGGCATGTTCGTGCGGGCGATCATCAAGGAAGGCGTCAACGACGAGGCCATCCTGGTGTCCCAACAGGGCGTGTCCCGGGACACCAAGGGCAACCCCTACGCCCTGGTGGTCAATGCCGAAAACAAGGCCGAGATGCGCCAACTGACCCTGGACCGGGCCATCGGCAACCAGTGGCTCGTGGTGGCCGGACTGGCCCCCGGGGACCGGGTGATCGTCGAGGGCCTGCAGATGCTCCGGCCCGGAACTGAGGTCAAGGCCACACCCGTTGACCAGGGCCAGACGGCCCAGGCCGATGCCCGGACGCCGAAAAGCGGTGAGGGAGAGAAGTAA
- a CDS encoding transposase, which translates to MLSRGGCKRGYLLGETSHAHGVKLEFIRPGKPTDNCFIESFNVKFREECLDAHLFTSLAKAKKIIEEWRRDYNALSPHNAFAGMSPEEYRRAAKGKKPETRSPNLSLVYSLG; encoded by the coding sequence ATGCTTTCCAGGGGTGGATGCAAACGGGGATACCTCTTAGGGGAAACGTCACATGCGCACGGAGTCAAACTGGAGTTCATCCGGCCAGGGAAGCCGACGGATAATTGTTTCATCGAAAGCTTCAATGTGAAGTTCCGTGAAGAATGCCTGGATGCGCACCTGTTCACGAGCCTTGCGAAAGCCAAAAAGATCATTGAGGAATGGCGACGGGATTACAACGCCCTTAGTCCCCATAACGCGTTTGCCGGTATGAGCCCGGAGGAATACCGAAGAGCCGCGAAAGGTAAAAAACCTGAAACAAGGAGTCCGAACTTATCCCTGGTATACTCGCTGGGGTAA
- a CDS encoding flagellin N-terminal helical domain-containing protein, with the protein MALSDLERYLVYQSSSQLLQQDLITNALLQGGAVGRDLRNLLFSENESVTLTNPYDEAITGTLRADSRAVKQNSKNVSEASSMMGIAKEGVAGIQTALEELAQIIDDINSGTLSGSSATVQDNYNNLKNQILGYISNTEYNGIYMLDSTKWGTEQIDSNGAVYIQAFINDGFKVNFQAVNQLDFNSLDSTKLATPADLNSQKALVDSLASSIDAIHEIYENRESGLAQQAVQLNSQSALLAQAAENRRQSPTKSMESILLDFVATTTGTLVDESS; encoded by the coding sequence ATGGCTCTTTCCGACCTCGAACGATATCTTGTCTACCAGTCATCATCCCAGCTCCTCCAGCAGGATCTGATAACCAATGCGTTGTTGCAGGGCGGGGCGGTTGGCAGAGATTTACGAAATCTGCTCTTTTCTGAAAACGAAAGTGTAACCTTGACCAACCCGTACGATGAAGCGATTACAGGGACTTTGCGGGCCGATTCTCGGGCAGTAAAGCAAAATTCCAAAAATGTTTCCGAAGCTTCAAGCATGATGGGGATTGCGAAAGAAGGCGTTGCGGGCATCCAAACCGCCCTCGAAGAGCTGGCTCAAATCATTGACGATATCAATAGCGGAACGCTCAGTGGATCAAGCGCGACAGTGCAAGATAATTACAACAACCTCAAAAATCAAATTCTCGGATATATTTCCAATACAGAATACAATGGCATTTACATGCTTGACAGCACCAAATGGGGAACGGAACAGATAGACAGCAATGGAGCTGTATATATTCAGGCGTTCATTAATGATGGGTTCAAAGTGAACTTCCAAGCAGTCAATCAACTTGATTTCAACAGTTTGGATTCGACCAAACTGGCAACACCCGCTGATCTCAATAGCCAGAAAGCATTGGTCGACAGCCTCGCCTCAAGCATTGATGCCATTCACGAAATATATGAAAACAGGGAAAGCGGTTTAGCACAGCAGGCCGTGCAGTTGAATTCTCAGTCCGCCTTATTGGCGCAGGCAGCAGAGAACAGACGACAGTCGCCAACGAAATCCATGGAATCCATCTTGCTGGATTTTGTAGCAACGACAACGGGAACTCTGGTAGACGAGTCGAGTTGA
- a CDS encoding Lcl C-terminal domain-containing protein yields the protein MHHGENMRHTNPNVFKRISMQIFLCGVLSVLLMTARVHAYTLPSTGQVKCYNDLYEIACPAPGEDYYGQDGNYQRVPMSYQDNGNGTVTDLVTGLVWEQSDGGTKRTWENAVGHCQNLDFAGQSDWRLPTWRELTTIVDINRVFTPPVINPVFQCTETTGNYWANTTYVGQDNAAWMVYFGGGGAYNYNKTDWQLYSRCVRGNALDVAAYVDNGDGTITDTTTSLIWEQNGSPNPLVWKEALAWCENLSIGTKTAWRLPSIRELESLLDTDRTSPRINPLFSCAAEQYTTGTTEVHDDNRAWYVDFNNGFVAGGALKTFPFRFRCVHDATAKNPSYNPSQLLLFNE from the coding sequence GTGCATCATGGTGAGAATATGCGCCATACGAATCCGAATGTATTTAAACGGATATCGATGCAAATTTTCTTGTGTGGTGTGTTGTCGGTTCTTTTGATGACCGCGCGAGTGCATGCCTACACCCTGCCATCGACCGGGCAGGTCAAGTGTTATAACGATTTGTACGAGATCGCATGCCCGGCGCCAGGAGAGGATTACTACGGTCAGGATGGCAATTACCAGCGAGTTCCCATGTCATATCAGGACAATGGGAATGGCACGGTGACCGACCTGGTGACAGGACTCGTCTGGGAACAATCCGATGGCGGGACGAAGCGCACCTGGGAAAACGCGGTCGGGCATTGCCAGAATCTGGACTTTGCCGGGCAGTCGGATTGGAGGCTCCCCACATGGCGCGAACTGACGACGATTGTCGACATCAACAGGGTGTTCACGCCGCCAGTAATCAATCCGGTATTCCAATGCACGGAGACGACGGGAAACTATTGGGCCAACACCACGTATGTCGGCCAGGATAACGCGGCCTGGATGGTCTATTTTGGCGGCGGAGGGGCATATAATTACAACAAAACGGATTGGCAGCTCTATTCGAGGTGCGTCAGAGGCAACGCCCTCGACGTGGCTGCATATGTCGATAACGGAGACGGAACTATCACCGATACAACGACATCTCTTATCTGGGAACAAAATGGGAGTCCAAATCCGTTGGTCTGGAAAGAGGCCTTGGCCTGGTGCGAGAATCTGTCCATCGGCACAAAAACAGCCTGGCGTCTGCCAAGCATACGCGAATTGGAAAGCCTGCTGGATACGGATCGTACCAGTCCTCGCATCAACCCGCTTTTCAGTTGCGCCGCCGAACAATACACCACCGGCACGACCGAGGTGCACGACGACAACAGAGCCTGGTATGTGGATTTCAACAACGGTTTTGTCGCTGGTGGCGCGCTGAAGACCTTTCCATTCCGCTTTCGATGCGTTCATGACGCAACGGCGAAAAACCCCTCCTACAATCCATCCCAATTGTTGCTCTTTAACGAGTAG
- a CDS encoding efflux RND transporter permease subunit → MLSKFFLDRPVFAWVIAISMMALGGLAIYKMPISQYPPIAPPSISITAYFPGASAETVENTVTQIIEQKMTGLDGLLYLSGTSSSSGEARLELTFEPGTDPDIAWSKVQNKLQLATASLPDEVQRSGVEVSKSTRNYLIVVGLISEDGSMNGVDLRDYAQSNLEKILSRVPGVGEVENFGSQYAMRVWLDPDKLHSYSLTVADVTSALTAYNVEVSAGQIGGAPFMPGQHLNAPIVVQHLLQTPEEFANIPIRVNPDGSVVRVKDIGRTELGSERFDIVGEYNGLPSAAMAIRQAAGANALDTADAIKSKLAEMSAYFPPGLKVVYPYDTTPFTRVAIDEVVKTLFEAVILVFLIMYLFMGNIRATLIPTIAVPVVLLGTFAVLSAFGFSINMLTMFAMVLAIGLLVDDAIVVVENVERIMSEEGLSPREATAKSMDEITSALVGIGLVLSAVFGPMAFFQGSTGVLYRQFSVTVIAAMLLSVVVALVLTPVLCATFLKPVPKGHEPSENVIYFLRPFFRWFDRVFYRARSIYVGLVGRSFSRAARYLVLYALIVAGVGYLFVRMPTGYIPDEDQGILMIQATLPPGSSTLEQTEAVMTKVRNYFLEQEKDAVDSFMNVSGVSFSGQGQNMALGFVKLKDWDQRQGDDLKVKAIALRASKRLSQINEAMVFAFPPPPVVELGMATGFDFQLLDRGGLGHDKLMAARNQLLGMARQEPRLVRVRPNGMDDVPEYHVAVDWDKAGALGAPITSIHHTISAAFGSSYVNNFIQAGRVKQVYVQADAPYRMQPQDLNKLYVRNTEDKMVPFSAFATGHWTMGSPKLERFNAFPSINILGEPAPGHSTGEAMTIMEDFVAKLPQGIGFDWTGLSYQERMATAQGPLLYAFSVFVIFLCVAALYESWTIPIVNMLMLPLGVLGAIAATSLRGMPNDVYFQIGFLTTLGLSTKNAILIIQFIKERMAQGETLVDATLGAVKTRFRPVLMTSLAFFFGVLPLAIATGAGAGAMNAIGTAVCGGMLSATFIDLIFIPLFFVLTSRLFKGR, encoded by the coding sequence ATGTTGTCGAAATTCTTTTTGGACAGGCCTGTTTTCGCCTGGGTCATCGCCATCTCCATGATGGCCCTTGGCGGATTGGCCATCTATAAGATGCCCATTTCCCAGTATCCGCCCATCGCCCCGCCCTCCATCTCCATCACCGCCTATTTCCCGGGCGCCTCGGCCGAGACGGTGGAGAACACCGTGACCCAGATCATCGAGCAGAAGATGACCGGTCTGGACGGGCTGCTGTATTTAAGCGGGACCAGCTCATCCTCGGGCGAGGCTAGGCTGGAGTTGACCTTCGAGCCGGGCACCGATCCGGACATCGCCTGGTCCAAGGTGCAAAACAAGCTGCAACTGGCCACGGCCAGTCTGCCCGACGAGGTGCAGCGTTCGGGCGTCGAGGTCAGCAAGTCCACCCGGAACTACCTCATCGTCGTCGGCCTGATCTCGGAAGACGGCAGCATGAACGGCGTGGATCTGCGGGACTACGCCCAGTCCAATCTGGAAAAGATCCTCTCCCGGGTGCCCGGCGTGGGCGAGGTGGAGAATTTCGGCAGCCAGTACGCCATGCGCGTCTGGCTCGATCCGGACAAGCTGCACAGCTACAGCTTGACCGTGGCCGACGTCACCTCGGCGCTTACCGCCTACAACGTCGAGGTCTCGGCCGGCCAGATCGGGGGAGCGCCTTTCATGCCCGGCCAGCACCTCAACGCCCCCATCGTGGTCCAGCATCTGCTTCAAACCCCGGAAGAATTCGCCAACATCCCCATCCGCGTCAATCCCGACGGCTCCGTGGTCCGGGTCAAGGACATCGGGCGCACGGAACTGGGCTCCGAACGCTTCGACATCGTGGGCGAGTACAACGGCCTGCCCTCGGCCGCCATGGCCATCCGCCAGGCCGCCGGAGCCAACGCCCTGGACACCGCCGACGCCATCAAGAGCAAGCTTGCGGAGATGAGCGCGTATTTTCCCCCGGGCTTGAAGGTGGTCTATCCCTACGACACCACGCCGTTCACCAGGGTGGCCATCGACGAGGTGGTCAAGACCCTGTTCGAGGCCGTGATCCTGGTCTTTTTGATCATGTACCTGTTCATGGGCAACATCCGGGCCACGCTTATCCCGACCATCGCGGTGCCCGTAGTGCTCTTGGGAACCTTCGCAGTCCTAAGCGCCTTCGGCTTCTCCATCAACATGCTGACCATGTTCGCCATGGTGCTGGCCATCGGCCTTCTGGTGGACGACGCCATCGTGGTGGTCGAGAACGTGGAGCGGATCATGTCCGAGGAGGGCCTCTCGCCCCGGGAGGCCACAGCCAAATCCATGGACGAGATCACCAGCGCCCTGGTCGGCATCGGCCTGGTGCTCTCGGCGGTGTTCGGTCCCATGGCCTTTTTCCAGGGGTCCACGGGGGTGCTCTACCGCCAGTTCTCGGTCACGGTCATCGCCGCCATGCTGCTTTCCGTGGTGGTGGCCCTGGTCCTGACCCCGGTTCTGTGCGCCACGTTTCTCAAACCCGTGCCCAAGGGGCATGAGCCTTCGGAAAATGTGATCTACTTTCTGCGCCCCTTTTTCCGCTGGTTCGACCGGGTCTTTTATCGCGCCCGGTCCATCTACGTGGGCCTGGTGGGCAGATCCTTCTCCAGGGCCGCGCGCTACCTCGTCTTGTACGCCCTGATCGTGGCCGGGGTGGGCTACCTGTTTGTGCGCATGCCCACCGGCTACATCCCGGACGAGGACCAAGGGATCCTCATGATCCAGGCCACCCTGCCGCCGGGCTCGTCCACCCTGGAGCAGACCGAGGCGGTCATGACCAAGGTCCGCAACTATTTCCTGGAGCAGGAAAAAGACGCCGTGGACAGCTTCATGAACGTCTCGGGCGTGAGTTTCAGCGGCCAGGGACAGAACATGGCCCTGGGATTCGTCAAGCTCAAGGACTGGGACCAGCGCCAAGGCGACGACCTCAAGGTCAAGGCCATCGCCCTGCGGGCCTCCAAGCGCCTCTCCCAGATCAACGAGGCCATGGTCTTCGCCTTTCCACCGCCGCCGGTGGTGGAACTGGGCATGGCCACGGGCTTCGACTTCCAGTTGCTGGATCGGGGCGGCCTTGGCCACGACAAGCTCATGGCCGCGCGCAACCAGCTTCTGGGCATGGCCAGGCAGGAGCCACGGCTGGTCAGGGTCCGCCCCAACGGAATGGATGACGTCCCGGAATACCATGTCGCCGTGGACTGGGACAAGGCCGGAGCCCTCGGGGCGCCCATCACCTCCATTCATCATACCATTTCGGCGGCCTTCGGCAGTTCCTACGTCAACAACTTCATTCAGGCCGGTCGGGTCAAGCAGGTCTACGTCCAGGCCGACGCCCCATACCGCATGCAGCCCCAGGATTTGAACAAGCTCTACGTCCGCAACACCGAAGACAAGATGGTGCCCTTCTCGGCCTTCGCCACCGGCCACTGGACCATGGGGTCGCCAAAGCTTGAGCGCTTCAACGCCTTCCCGTCCATCAACATCCTGGGCGAGCCGGCTCCGGGCCACAGCACCGGCGAGGCCATGACGATCATGGAGGACTTCGTCGCCAAGCTGCCCCAGGGCATCGGTTTCGACTGGACGGGCCTGTCCTATCAGGAACGGATGGCCACAGCCCAGGGGCCGCTGTTGTACGCCTTCTCGGTCTTCGTGATCTTTTTGTGCGTGGCGGCGTTGTACGAAAGCTGGACCATCCCCATCGTCAACATGCTCATGCTGCCGCTTGGCGTGCTCGGGGCCATCGCGGCCACGTCGCTTCGGGGCATGCCCAACGACGTCTACTTCCAGATCGGTTTTCTGACCACGCTCGGGCTGTCCACGAAAAACGCCATCCTGATCATCCAGTTCATCAAGGAGCGCATGGCTCAGGGAGAGACGCTCGTCGACGCCACGCTCGGCGCGGTCAAGACCCGGTTTAGGCCGGTGCTCATGACCTCCCTGGCGTTTTTCTTCGGGGTTCTGCCCCTGGCCATCGCCACCGGGGCCGGGGCCGGGGCCATGAACGCCATCGGCACGGCCGTGTGCGGCGGCATGCTCTCGGCCACGTTTATCGACCTCATCTTCATCCCCCTGTTCTTCGTGCTGACCTCCAGGCTGTTCAAGGGACGATGA
- a CDS encoding SMP-30/gluconolactonase/LRE family protein produces the protein MIGATFSARLNACLMCFSLTTIFVLVGFSGQAQSEGPPVFVGKWGSEGTGDGQFNHPAGVAVAPDGSVYVADKDNHRIQKFSVNGTFQSKWGSYGTEDGQFNTPGVAVAPDGSVYVADSWNHRIQKFSANGDFLTKWGSYGTEDGQFNYPFCVAVAPDGSVYVADYWNHRIQKFSANGGFLTKWGSEGTGDGQFDSPYGVAVAPDGSVYVVDSENNRIQKFSANGSILTKWGTEGTNDGQFQHPRGVAVAPDGSVYVADFWNNRIQKFSTNGNFLTKWGTNGTGDGQFNSPLAVAVAPDGLVYVADIWNYRIQYFRPHGAFSPGSLLLLLLE, from the coding sequence ATGATCGGGGCGACATTTTCCGCAAGACTCAACGCTTGTCTGATGTGCTTCTCATTGACGACGATCTTTGTGCTGGTGGGCTTTTCTGGACAGGCTCAGTCGGAAGGGCCACCTGTTTTTGTTGGGAAATGGGGAAGTGAAGGCACAGGTGACGGGCAATTCAATCACCCCGCTGGTGTCGCGGTAGCACCCGATGGTTCAGTTTATGTAGCTGATAAAGACAATCACCGTATCCAGAAGTTCTCCGTAAACGGCACTTTCCAGAGCAAGTGGGGTAGTTATGGCACTGAGGACGGACAGTTCAATACACCCGGTGTCGCGGTAGCACCCGACGGTTCGGTTTATGTGGCTGACTCTTGGAATCATCGCATCCAGAAGTTCTCCGCAAACGGAGATTTCCTAACTAAATGGGGAAGTTACGGCACAGAGGACGGGCAGTTCAATTACCCCTTTTGTGTCGCGGTAGCACCCGACGGTTCGGTTTATGTGGCTGATTATTGGAATCATCGCATCCAGAAGTTCTCCGCAAACGGCGGTTTTCTGACTAAATGGGGAAGTGAAGGCACGGGTGATGGGCAGTTCGATTCCCCCTATGGTGTCGCGGTAGCGCCCGATGGTTCCGTTTATGTGGTTGATAGTGAGAATAATCGCATCCAGAAGTTTTCTGCAAACGGCAGTATCCTGACTAAATGGGGAACTGAAGGCACGAATGACGGGCAGTTCCAGCATCCTCGGGGTGTCGCGGTAGCACCCGATGGTTCGGTGTATGTAGCTGATTTTTGGAATAATCGCATTCAGAAGTTCTCCACAAACGGCAACTTCCTGACTAAATGGGGAACGAACGGCACGGGTGACGGACAGTTCAACTCCCCTTTAGCTGTCGCGGTAGCACCCGATGGTTTGGTGTATGTGGCTGATATCTGGAATTATCGCATCCAGTATTTTCGACCGCATGGGGCATTCTCGCCAGGGTCTCTTCTGCTCCTGCTCCTGGAGTGA
- a CDS encoding TetR/AcrR family transcriptional regulator: protein MESPLRREQIAEVTLRLVVEEGLGAVTVRRVAQAVGISAAALYRHYKNKSDILAAVLEEHHEIMVDIIRRSRAEAATALDALRRVNMRSMALVEKYCALPVIFLSDALWLGDLRLRDLKLRHHRMFREAILDLISSGQDSGEVRADIRPDEIFVFFLGLVAMPALMRARRPEEVDLPLQTSANWDLFARAVAC, encoded by the coding sequence ATGGAATCCCCGCTTCGCCGGGAACAGATCGCCGAAGTGACGCTTCGTCTCGTGGTCGAGGAAGGGCTGGGCGCGGTGACCGTTCGCCGGGTGGCCCAGGCCGTCGGCATCTCCGCCGCGGCCCTGTATCGGCATTACAAAAACAAGTCCGATATCCTGGCCGCCGTTCTCGAGGAGCATCATGAAATCATGGTCGATATCATCCGCCGCAGCCGGGCCGAGGCCGCGACCGCTCTCGACGCTTTGCGCCGTGTGAACATGAGAAGCATGGCCCTCGTGGAGAAATACTGCGCCCTGCCGGTAATTTTTCTTTCCGACGCCCTGTGGCTGGGGGACTTGCGTCTGCGCGATCTCAAGCTCAGGCACCACCGCATGTTCCGCGAAGCCATACTGGACCTGATCTCCTCGGGGCAGGACTCGGGGGAGGTCCGCGCCGACATCCGGCCCGATGAGATTTTCGTTTTTTTTCTGGGGCTGGTGGCCATGCCGGCGTTGATGCGGGCGCGAAGACCCGAGGAGGTCGACCTGCCGCTCCAGACCAGCGCGAATTGGGATCTGTTCGCCCGAGCGGTGGCCTGTTGA
- a CDS encoding YbaK/EbsC family protein, with product MSANRQRILPVEVCRRIIALMNDVKVEYDLLGHPPISESQATIACRKECGWTGAHCRPIMLKAKDRYHLVVTTCDCSINGRHFKKPFGTKNIRFARSEEIEEHSGCAIGSKGSLPPFLPGNRMVPHYFDLAILASENFMFFLAANTISVRIKSNDLYKLLTASGTKAFWFSRNTEERLDFFHHEELPRLRLSPPSCV from the coding sequence ATGTCAGCAAACAGGCAACGAATTCTGCCGGTAGAGGTCTGCAGACGTATCATCGCCCTCATGAATGACGTCAAGGTGGAGTACGATCTTCTGGGGCACCCGCCAATTTCGGAGAGTCAAGCCACGATCGCCTGCCGCAAGGAATGCGGATGGACCGGCGCCCATTGCCGACCCATCATGCTCAAAGCCAAGGACCGCTATCACCTCGTGGTCACCACCTGCGACTGCTCGATCAACGGCCGCCATTTCAAAAAGCCGTTTGGAACCAAGAACATCCGTTTTGCCAGATCCGAGGAAATCGAAGAGCATTCCGGCTGCGCCATCGGCTCCAAAGGCTCATTGCCGCCCTTTCTGCCAGGGAACAGGATGGTGCCCCACTACTTCGACCTCGCCATCCTCGCCTCCGAGAACTTCATGTTTTTCTTGGCCGCGAACACGATCTCAGTGCGGATCAAAAGCAACGACCTCTATAAACTGCTCACCGCCTCCGGGACCAAGGCCTTCTGGTTCTCGCGCAACACGGAAGAACGGCTCGATTTCTTCCACCACGAGGAGTTGCCCAGGTTGCGGCTTAGCCCTCCTTCTTGCGTTTGA
- a CDS encoding Lcl C-terminal domain-containing protein → MKTAHMLILALLAILVIPHICQAAPLAQVPKTGQKTCYYIPYTGTVLPTPCPGTGQDGEFQAGVAWPDPRFTDNADGSVTDNLTGLVWLKNAYCNSQMFSWQNALNFANNLADGQCGLTDGSAVGEWRLPSINELESLLDYDRYAPALPANHPFLNVQFTDQVSPFFWSSTTHNDRIDPMSPTQAFAIDFRRGTFYYHDKTGAYYVLAVKKARTTGVTAIPRTGQTTCYNTAGTVIDCAGTGQDGDLRPGAAWPEPRFVDTGDGTVTDRLTGLVWLKNANCAPPLGKKYWSSTPSAVAGISHGDCGLSDGSKDGDWRVPNVRELLSLMDYENTSPALPSGHPFSNVYIQGAVHNYYWTSTSYYEYWANNFCVDFRKGYMYDRIKEDSWYIWPVRTARAVNAVLPVINLILNGE, encoded by the coding sequence ATGAAAACCGCGCACATGCTCATTCTCGCTTTGCTGGCGATTCTTGTCATCCCCCACATTTGTCAAGCGGCTCCCCTGGCGCAGGTTCCGAAAACCGGACAGAAAACCTGCTACTACATTCCCTACACCGGTACGGTCCTGCCCACCCCCTGCCCTGGGACCGGCCAGGACGGCGAATTCCAGGCCGGCGTGGCATGGCCCGATCCCAGGTTCACGGACAATGCGGACGGTTCAGTGACTGACAACCTGACCGGGCTTGTCTGGCTGAAAAATGCCTACTGCAACTCCCAGATGTTCTCCTGGCAAAACGCCCTGAATTTCGCCAACAACCTTGCGGATGGTCAATGCGGCCTTACCGACGGGTCTGCGGTCGGCGAGTGGCGCCTGCCGAGCATCAACGAGCTTGAATCCCTGCTCGACTATGATCGCTATGCACCCGCACTTCCCGCGAACCATCCCTTCCTGAACGTGCAGTTCACAGATCAGGTCTCGCCGTTTTTCTGGTCGAGCACGACCCACAACGACCGGATCGACCCCATGAGCCCCACCCAGGCCTTTGCCATCGATTTTCGGCGGGGTACCTTTTATTATCACGACAAGACCGGGGCCTATTACGTGTTGGCGGTCAAAAAAGCCCGCACCACGGGAGTCACGGCCATCCCCCGAACCGGGCAGACCACATGCTACAATACGGCCGGGACAGTCATTGACTGCGCAGGCACAGGACAGGACGGCGATCTGCGGCCCGGCGCGGCCTGGCCTGAGCCCCGGTTTGTTGACACTGGAGACGGTACGGTGACCGACCGGCTTACGGGGTTGGTCTGGCTCAAGAACGCGAATTGCGCCCCCCCCTTGGGTAAGAAATACTGGTCGTCCACGCCCTCGGCCGTGGCCGGGATATCCCATGGCGACTGTGGTCTGAGCGACGGCTCCAAGGACGGCGACTGGCGTGTCCCCAATGTCCGGGAATTGTTAAGCCTGATGGACTATGAAAATACATCCCCGGCCCTGCCAAGCGGCCATCCCTTCAGCAATGTGTACATCCAGGGGGCCGTACATAACTATTACTGGACCTCTACAAGTTATTATGAATACTGGGCCAACAACTTCTGTGTCGATTTCAGAAAGGGATACATGTACGACAGGATCAAGGAAGACAGTTGGTATATCTGGCCAGTGCGCACGGCTCGTGCCGTAAACGCGGTTCTTCCGGTCATCAATCTGATCTTGAACGGAGAATAG
- a CDS encoding helix-turn-helix domain-containing protein, which translates to MNINEGSSAFNGSEHGSDLPEQGRNFDARLQRIFEACGCSKDSDLARALKIKPQSITAARKRKQIPSGWIEHVSSFYQVSADWLFFGNGPMRRGEESPISTEGKQESADCSPVEDFKMSDMITKTVEILESDTIYRTALASNINAFHQAVRNDRTLAEMERRVAHLEEMSDAMSRRMEDLEKENQELKRRMEPPGQKQEVGAAG; encoded by the coding sequence ATGAATATTAACGAAGGGAGTAGTGCTTTCAATGGTTCCGAGCATGGTTCCGACCTGCCTGAGCAAGGTCGGAACTTCGACGCACGCTTGCAAAGAATCTTCGAGGCGTGTGGCTGTTCGAAGGATTCTGACCTCGCAAGGGCGCTCAAGATCAAGCCGCAATCCATAACGGCAGCTCGCAAACGGAAGCAGATACCTTCAGGCTGGATCGAACATGTTTCGAGTTTTTATCAGGTTTCGGCTGATTGGCTTTTCTTTGGAAATGGCCCGATGCGCCGGGGTGAGGAATCCCCGATATCGACGGAAGGGAAGCAGGAGTCTGCCGACTGTTCCCCTGTTGAAGACTTTAAAATGTCGGACATGATAACCAAAACTGTCGAAATTCTGGAGTCCGACACGATCTACCGGACAGCTTTAGCCAGCAATATCAACGCCTTCCATCAGGCCGTCAGGAACGACCGCACTTTGGCGGAAATGGAAAGGCGCGTCGCTCATCTCGAAGAAATGAGCGATGCGATGTCGAGACGAATGGAAGACCTCGAAAAGGAAAATCAGGAATTGAAGCGGCGCATGGAGCCACCAGGACAGAAACAGGAGGTGGGTGCGGCGGGGTAA